A genomic segment from Pleurodeles waltl isolate 20211129_DDA chromosome 9, aPleWal1.hap1.20221129, whole genome shotgun sequence encodes:
- the PSMC1 gene encoding 26S proteasome regulatory subunit 4 yields the protein MGQSQSGGHGPGGGKKDDKDKKKKYEPPVPTRVGKKKKKTKGPDAASKLPLVTPHTQCRLKLLKLERIKDYLLMEEEFIRNQEQMKPLEEKQEEERSKVDDLRGTPMSVGTLEEIIDDNHAIVSTSVGSEHYVSILSFVDKDLLEPGCSVLLNHKVHAVIGVLMDDTDPLVTVMKVEKAPQETYADIGGLDNQIQEIKESVELPLTHPEYYEEMGIKPPKGVILYGAPGTGKTLLAKAVANQTSATFLRVVGSELIQKYLGDGPKLVRELFRVAEEHAPSIVFIDEIDAIGTKRYDSNSGGEREIQRTMLELLNQLDGFDSRGDVKVIMATNRIETLDPALIRPGRIDRKIEFPLPDEKTKKRIFQIHTSRMTLALDVTLDELIMAKDDLSGADIKAICTEAGLMALRERRMKVTNEDFKKSKENVLYKKQEGTPEGLYL from the exons ATG gggcaaagtcaaagtggtGGACATGGTCCAGGAGGTGGGAAGAAGGATGATAAG gataaaaagaaaaaatatgagcCTCCAGTCCCAACCAGAGTaggcaaaaagaagaagaaaacgaaGGGTCCAGATGCGGCTAGCAAGCTACCCCTTG TGACACCTCACACCCAGTGCAGACTAAAACTGCTGAAATTAGAACGAATCAAAGATTACCTCTTAATGGAGGAAGAATTTATCAGAAATCAAGAACAAATGAAACCCCTTGAGGAAAAACAAGAG GAAGAGCGATCGAAGGTGGATGATCTCAGAGGCACCCCGATGTCCGTTGGTACATTAGAGGAGATTATTGACGACAACCATGCAATTGTTTCCACATCTGTGGGATCAGAGCATTATGTCAGTATTTTGTCATTTGTTGACAAAGACTTGCTGGAACCAGGATGCTCTGTTCTACTCAACCATAAA GTTCATGCCGTCATAGGAGTCCTGATGGATGACACCGATCCCCTTGTTACTGTGATGAAGGTGGAAAAAGCACCTCAGGAAACATATGCTGACATTGGAGGGCTGGACAATCAGATTCAAGAAATTAAG GAATCGGTAGAACTTCCCCTTACACATCCAGAGTACTACGAGGAGATGGGCATAAAACCCCCGAAAGGAGTTATTCTGTATGGTGCTCCAGGCACAG GTAAAACGTTATTGGCCAAAGCTGTGGCAAACCAGACATCAGCTACCTTCCTCCGTGTGGTTGGGTCGGAGCTCATTCAGAAGTACCTGGGCGACGGGCCAAAGTTGGTGCGCGAGTTATTCCGGGTGGCAGAGGAGCACGCACCATCGATAGTCTTTATTGATGAAATTGATGCAATTGGTACCAAGAG GTACGATTCTAATTCAGGTGGGGAGCGAGAGATCCAGCGTACCATGTTGGAGCTGCTAAACCAGCTGGATGGCTTTGATTCCCGAGGAGACGTGAAGGTTATCATGGCTACAAACCGGATAGAAACACTAGACCCTGCATTAATCAGGCCAG GTCGTATTGACCGAAAGATTGAGTTCCCCTTGCCAGATGAAAAAACCAAGAAGCGAATATTCCAGATCCACACAAGCCGAATGACTTTGGCCTTGGATGTTACATTAGATGAACTTATAATGGCCAAAGATGATCTGTCTGGCGCAGATATTAAG GCAATTTGCACAGAAGCGGGATTGATGGCTTTAAGGGAACGACGAATGAAAGTGACAAATGAAgacttcaaaaaatcaaaagaaaatgttCTTTATAAGAAGCAAGAAGGCACACCGGAGGGACTCTATCTTTAA